In Erpetoichthys calabaricus chromosome 6, fErpCal1.3, whole genome shotgun sequence, one genomic interval encodes:
- the snai2 gene encoding zinc finger protein SNAI2, producing MPRSFLVKKHINSAKKPNYSELDTHTVFISPYLYKSYPVPVIPQPEILSYNPITVWSSLPLSPLTSDLSPISGYASSIGRVSPPPPSDTSSKDHSGSESPISDEDERMITKLSDPHAVEAEKFQCSLCSKSYSTYSGLLKHKQLHCDAQTRKSFSCKYCEKEYVSLGALKMHIRTHTLPCVCKICGKAFSRPWLLQGHIRTHTGEKPFSCPHCSRAFADRSNLRAHLQTHSDVKKYQCKNCSKTFSRMSLLHKHEESGCCVAH from the exons TTTTCATTTCGCCATATCTGTACAAAAGTTACCCAGTGCCTGTCATTCCACAGCCGGAGATCCTGAGCTACAACCCCATTACAGTCTGGAGCAGCTTGCCGTTATCTCCTTTAACGAGCGATCTCTCGCCAATTTCTGGATACGCCTCCTCAATCGGCCGGGTTAGTCCTCCTCCGCCGTCTGACACTTCTTCCAAAGATCACAGTGGTTCGGAAAGTCCCATTAGCGACGAAGATGAGAGGATGATCACAAAACTCTCCGATCCACATGCGGTGGAAGCGGAAAAGTTTCAATGCAGTTTGTGCAGCAAGTCTTACTCTACGTATTCCGGACTACTCAAGCACAAACAGCTGCACTGTGATGCTCAGACCCGAAAGTCTTTCAGTTGTAAATATTGCGAGAAGGAATATGTCAGCCTAGGAGCCCTCAAGATGCACATCAGGACCCACACGCTGCCTTGTGTCTGCAAAATATGTGGAAAAGCCTTTTCTAGACCGTGGCTGCTTCAGGGGCACATCCGAACGCACACTG gagagaagccattttcATGTCCTCATTGCAGCAGAGCATTTGCAGACAGGTCGAACCTCAGAGCACACTTACAGACCCATTCTGATGTAAAAAAGTACCAATGCAAGAACTGTTCCAAAACCTTCTCACGGATGTcacttcttcacaaacatgaaGAGTCAGGCTGCTGTGTAGCACACTGA